In Fibrobacter sp. UWR3, one DNA window encodes the following:
- a CDS encoding TIGR02171 family protein, translated as MKGVLVFLLFAAFAVLGACSNSASASGEREGAARKSLLDSFDLASMVPVYALGESVTLGTDDSNALAHARPAMQVSFDYDYFIGKHEVTCAEMGKDCGDSLPAVNVTYYDAVLYANRRSVAEGFDTAYTYTGTTFDNEGSCVNLEGLVFLPTVSAYRLPTEAEWVYAASGGWKPDSGWNADNSDYRAHEVCSAFIDGNGVCDMAGNVMEWVNDWYVPFRMEPVADYVGGIDGGVLGERVVKGGSYRNSAASMHLYSRGDIYTVTSVSKAEYVGFRLAFGPIRSPMWLNRDGQQKSIIVSILANSMDMRHELGTNKVKIAFRDDETGKLAFVDYSGDNPRVVEIDDSIEVYHPDISPDGNRVAFCTGLEGVSGKSSVYVRTLDSIGSGLVKLDVENAAIPRWRVLESGDTVVVFVTDAGNNKDESAFRQASTWQVRFSDGKFGEPEKLFDGAYHGGISRDGKLAVSGARLLRARVSGHDTLWYNGEQACNASLSHDKSKRTLFLDFAGTTGRKFVGEDYATHEVILYADSTGTLERFTKAPAPYTFDHTEWIYGADSLVVATQVDVDGAHRKVVALNAFTGDVLEMLCGEELWHPAVWVNAYDRAVVNPDLDIDSAGVYFTPQMEFYGLELRVKMEYFWKSRDSVTAVVLGSSRAMFGVNASYVQSENLLNMAFSSGDIFGMEFLTEHYVFSHLPKLRFLVLEFSPDFMWVTENSSWNSIYENSPGLRYDESHGFWVDSLPKGFETLVEKSYKARPGQMLPYSFDEFLLPSGGWGEPSVSNDSTLFRLDLPAVVNNMATLEKLVGEARARGIEVVLLVTPQNPRYAKTGAYGVYGVRRSVAQELLERAKALDVLFLDENKMGNHDYKSSMAFNTDHLGREGAKQLSERLDSLFKTLE; from the coding sequence ATGAAAGGGGTGTTGGTTTTTCTGCTGTTTGCTGCGTTCGCGGTGCTTGGGGCGTGTTCGAATTCCGCAAGCGCATCTGGTGAGCGGGAAGGGGCTGCCCGCAAGTCCCTGCTGGATTCGTTCGACCTTGCCAGCATGGTGCCGGTTTACGCACTCGGTGAATCCGTTACCCTGGGGACGGACGACTCTAACGCTCTTGCGCATGCGCGGCCTGCGATGCAGGTGTCGTTCGATTACGATTACTTTATCGGTAAGCACGAGGTTACCTGCGCCGAAATGGGCAAGGACTGCGGAGATTCGCTCCCTGCGGTAAACGTCACCTACTACGATGCCGTCTTGTATGCCAACCGCCGGAGTGTTGCCGAAGGGTTCGATACGGCCTATACCTACACCGGGACCACGTTCGATAACGAGGGCTCGTGTGTGAATCTGGAGGGGCTCGTGTTCCTGCCGACGGTAAGCGCGTATCGCCTTCCCACGGAAGCGGAATGGGTGTATGCGGCAAGTGGTGGGTGGAAGCCCGATTCGGGCTGGAATGCGGACAATTCTGATTACCGTGCACATGAGGTCTGCAGCGCGTTTATCGATGGTAATGGGGTCTGTGACATGGCGGGCAACGTGATGGAATGGGTAAACGACTGGTATGTGCCGTTCCGTATGGAACCGGTTGCGGATTATGTCGGCGGGATTGATGGTGGTGTGCTTGGCGAGCGTGTCGTGAAGGGCGGAAGCTACAGGAATTCTGCCGCATCGATGCATCTGTATTCCCGTGGCGACATCTACACGGTCACGTCTGTTTCGAAGGCGGAGTATGTGGGGTTTAGGCTAGCGTTTGGCCCGATAAGGAGCCCGATGTGGTTGAACAGGGATGGACAGCAGAAAAGCATCATCGTGTCGATTTTGGCAAATTCGATGGATATGCGTCATGAGTTGGGTACGAATAAAGTAAAAATTGCGTTCCGCGATGACGAAACGGGAAAACTCGCCTTCGTGGACTATTCGGGCGATAATCCGCGCGTGGTAGAAATTGACGATTCTATAGAAGTGTACCATCCGGATATATCGCCCGACGGGAACCGCGTTGCTTTTTGCACGGGGCTTGAAGGTGTATCGGGCAAGTCAAGCGTGTATGTACGAACGCTTGATTCTATAGGTTCGGGGCTCGTAAAGCTCGATGTGGAAAATGCGGCGATTCCCCGATGGCGCGTGCTTGAATCGGGCGATACGGTGGTTGTTTTCGTGACCGATGCAGGCAACAACAAGGATGAATCTGCGTTTAGGCAGGCGAGCACGTGGCAGGTTCGTTTTTCGGATGGCAAGTTCGGTGAGCCCGAGAAATTGTTCGATGGCGCGTACCACGGGGGTATAAGCCGGGATGGAAAACTTGCCGTGAGCGGAGCGAGACTCCTGCGCGCCCGCGTTTCTGGGCATGATACGCTCTGGTACAACGGCGAACAGGCGTGCAATGCAAGCCTTTCGCACGATAAGTCGAAACGAACCCTCTTCCTGGATTTTGCGGGAACGACGGGCCGCAAGTTTGTGGGGGAAGACTACGCGACGCACGAGGTGATTCTTTATGCCGATAGTACGGGAACGCTGGAACGTTTTACGAAGGCTCCTGCACCCTACACTTTCGACCATACAGAATGGATATACGGTGCAGATTCCCTTGTGGTGGCGACACAGGTGGATGTCGATGGCGCGCATCGCAAGGTGGTTGCCTTGAACGCATTCACGGGCGATGTGCTCGAAATGTTGTGCGGCGAGGAACTCTGGCACCCCGCCGTATGGGTCAATGCGTATGATCGTGCGGTCGTCAATCCCGATTTGGATATCGATAGCGCGGGAGTTTATTTCACGCCGCAGATGGAATTCTACGGGCTGGAATTGCGTGTAAAGATGGAATATTTCTGGAAATCCCGCGATAGCGTTACGGCAGTGGTGCTCGGGTCCTCGAGGGCGATGTTCGGCGTGAATGCCTCTTACGTGCAATCGGAAAATCTCCTAAACATGGCTTTTTCTTCGGGAGACATTTTCGGAATGGAATTCCTGACGGAGCATTACGTGTTCAGCCATTTGCCAAAACTCCGGTTCCTGGTACTTGAATTCTCGCCGGATTTCATGTGGGTGACCGAGAATTCGTCGTGGAACTCGATTTACGAGAATTCCCCGGGGCTCAGGTACGACGAGTCTCACGGTTTTTGGGTGGATTCGCTCCCGAAGGGCTTTGAAACGCTTGTTGAAAAATCGTATAAGGCACGGCCCGGTCAGATGTTGCCCTACAGTTTCGATGAATTTCTGTTGCCCTCGGGTGGCTGGGGTGAACCTTCGGTATCGAACGATTCTACACTGTTCCGCCTGGATTTGCCCGCTGTCGTAAACAACATGGCTACGCTCGAAAAACTGGTAGGGGAGGCTCGTGCCCGTGGTATAGAAGTCGTGCTGCTCGTGACACCGCAAAATCCGCGCTATGCGAAAACGGGCGCGTATGGTGTTTATGGGGTGCGCCGCTCGGTAGCGCAGGAACTTCTGGAGCGCGCGAAGGCGCTGGACGTGCTGTTCCTGGATGAAAACAAGATGGGTAATCACGACTACAAATCGAGCATGGCGTTCAATACCGACCATCTCGGTCGTGAGGGTGCAAAGCAGCTTTCGGAACGCCTGGATTCGTTGTTTAAAACGCTTGAATAG